One part of the Amphiura filiformis chromosome 5, Afil_fr2py, whole genome shotgun sequence genome encodes these proteins:
- the LOC140152379 gene encoding uncharacterized protein — protein sequence MTELADQYIEAHGSWGFASNGDKGKSNHGNKNFSKSGKTNTSMKPNESKYQSTNRNTTQQRSNNKASTSTRFKGTCFICNKHGHQARDCTTRPRLNAMFESNDESKMNSFIDSSTCDKSDGHTCTPTIETQSSAKACNDKAAFMMVCTDQKEVIPNKGVYKLDCGHELTVITCTAACSRQSHKSEMVVVNGYVGNQRMPALRDSGCDGVVIKESLVKPEQKTGEYITCILIDGTVRRFQTAVVHINTPFFVGKVTAKICATPVYDLILGQMPGMRRVHDPDPNWIDSPTITKLSKEVTVDKQVRVGQDEGESSVTKVEKTRPIVVLPEKKDIGSAVETRGQAKLRNRPFKPLIVPLAPDEVVTPALLQQKQMEDPTLRKMHEAAESNTVKPCRGGGTCVFVKEKGILYREFKAPNIDYGNQFRQVVVPQEYRKQVMKIAHEAILGGHQGAKKTSDRISTNFYWPGMGADIRRYCQSCDICQRTIPKGRVTKVPLGEMPIIDTPFERVAVDIVGPIKPITDRGHRYILVLIDYATRYPEAVPLKSIEAEVVAEELLVMFTRLGVPKQILTDQGTQFTSNVMKELNRLLSIKPLVTTPYHAMCNGAVERQNGILKAGLKKMCEERPRDWDRYICPLLFAYRDTPQSSTGFAPFELLYGRSVRGPMTILSELWTGESEEGETKNTYQYIIDLQKRLEMTCQLAREEIKKSKDKYRTQYNKKARPRAHNEGDEVLLLLPTDANKLLMHWKGPFKIVKKFNRMNYQIYLGSRKQTFHINLLKKYHRREEIAAVMEEIEEEDGIVFEIAAVAVIQEEIDDELNENVSSEELLFIPPLAAKETIKDVKISTDLDSEQVTVVKRILGNYKDVLTDIPGKTNLGEHVIELTDEEPVRCKPYPIPHAVRDEVRNELDTMLEMGIIRQSSSPYACPLPVVAKPDGSTRICCDTRLLNAKTVFNAEPISDQEEIFAQISQDNFFSKIDLSKGYWQVPMEEKSKKYTAFIVPGVQGGHFEFNFMPFGLVNSAQTFSQIMRKLLHGLKNVHNYIDDILIHTTTWEEHMELVKEVMRRLRKAGLTARPSKCHIGCSEVEFLGHVVGKGVVKPRPNKVEAVRDAKRPETKTQLRSFLGLVGYYRKFIPNFASVACPLTDRTRKGEPNKITWEESQEQAFRTLKNRVTSAPILHLPDLNKTFILRSDASENGLGAVLLQELQGEQFPIAYASKKMTKCQQRYSVMEKECLAIIWAVRKFQAFLFGREFIIETDHQPLACIRKSKVANGRIMRWALALQPYRYRLEVIKGSQNIGADYMSRV from the coding sequence ATGACTGAACTTGCTGACCAATATATTGAAGCTCATGGTAGTTGGGGTTTTGCATCAAATGGAGATAAAGGGaagagtaaccatggtaacaaaaacTTCTCCAAAAGTGGTAAAACTAACACTAGTATGAAGCCAAATGAGTCAAAGTATCAAAGTACAAACAGAAATACAACCCAACAGCGATCAAATAATAAGGCTAGTACAAGTACAAGGTTCAAAGGTACATGCTTTATATGTAATAAACATGGTCACCAAGCTCGTGATTGTACAACTAGGCCTAGATTAAATGCCATGTTTGAGTCAAATGATGAAAGTAAAATGAATAGTTTCATCGATAGTTCTACATGTGACAAAAGTGATGGACATACATGTACACCGACAATAGAGACACAAAGTAGTGCAAAAGCTTGCAACGATAAAGCTGCATTCATGATGGTATGTACGGATCAAAAAGAGGTGATTCCGAACAAAGGTGTGTACAAATTGGATTGTGGTCATGAATTGACGGTAATTACATGTACAGCTGCATGTTCACGACAGTCTCATAAATCAGAAATGGTTGTAGTCAACGGATATGTAGGAAACCAGAGAATGCCGGCACTAAGGGATTCAGGGTGTGATGGTGTCGTCATCAAAGAAAGTCTTGTGAAACCAGAACAAAAGACCGGTGAATACATCACTTGTATTCTAATTGATGGTACAGTTCGCAGGTTCCAGACGGCTGTAGTTCACATAAACACTCCATTTTTCGTTGGAAAAGTAACTGCAAAAATATGTGCTACGCCAGTGTATGACCTTATTCTCGGTCAAATGCCAGGAATGCGGAGAGTGCATGATCCAGATCCAAATTGGATCGATAGCCCAACCATCACAAAGTTGAGTAAAGAAGTCACAGTCGACAAACAGGTCAGAGTCGGACAAGATGAGGGAGAATCATCAGTGACAAAAGTGGAGAAAACACGTCCAATAGTCGTCCTTCCAGAGAAGAAAGACATtggtagtgctgtggagactcgAGGTCAAGCTAAATTGCGAAACAGACCATTCAAACCACTTATAGTTCCTCTAGCACCGGATGAAGTTGTAACTCCAGCATTGCTACAACAAAAACAAATGGAAGATCCAACTTTGAGGAAAATGCATGAAGCTGCAGAGTCCAACACAGTGAAACCGTGTCGAGGCGGCGGTACTTGTGTGTTTGTGAAGGAGAAAGGAATCTTATACAGAGAATTTAAAGCTCCAAACATCGATTATGGGAACCAGTTCAGACAAGTGGTAGTACCCCAGGAATATCGAAAACAGGtgatgaagatagcacatgaagcAATATTGGGAGGTCATCAAGGAGCAAAGAAAACTAGTGACAGAATTAGTACCAATTTCTACTGGCCAGGCATGGGAGCAGATATTAGACGGTATTGTCAGTCGTGCGACATTTGTCAGAGGACAATTCCTAAAGGAAGAGTTACGAAGGTACCATTGGGTGAAATgccaattattgacacaccattcGAACGCGTTGCCGTAGATATAGTAGGACCGATTAAACCTATAACAGATAGAGGTCATCGTTACATACTTGTACTGATTGACTATGCAACTCGTTATCCAGAAGCAGTTCCACTCAAATCTATAGAAGCAGAGGTGGTAGCAGAAGAACTTCTAGTAATGTTTACTCGTCTTGGTGTACCCAAGCAAATATTGACAGACCAAGGGACGCAATTTACGTCAAATGTCATGAAGGAGTTGAACAGATTATTGTCAATCAAACCTTTGGTAACTACACCTTATCATGCCATGTGTAACGGAGCCGTAGAGAGACAGAATGGAATCCTAAAAGCTGGACTCAAGAAGATGTGCGAAGAACGACCAAGAGATTGGGATCGATACATTTGCCCACTCTTGTTTGCTTACAGAGATACACCACAATCGAGTACAGGATTTGCACCGTTTGAGTTATTGTATGGTAGAAGCGTAAGAGGGCCAATGACAATTCTGAGTGAACTTTGGACAGGAGAAAGTGAAGAGGGTGAGACCAAGAATACTTACCAATACATCATAGACCTCCAGAAACGTCTAGAAATGACATGTCAACTCGCCAGAGAAGAGATTAAGAAGTCCAAAGATAAGTACAGGACTCAGTACAACAAGAAGGCTAGACCACGTGCACACAATGAAGGTGACGAAGTTTTATTACTTCTACCAACAGATGCAAACAAACTCTTGATGCACTGGAAGGGACCATTTAAGATCGTGAAGAAATTCAACAGAATGAATTACCAGATCTACTTGGGTAGCCGAAAGCAAACTTTCCACATCAACCTACTTAAGAAGTATCATAGACGAGAAGAAATAGCAGCAGTAATGGAAGAAATCGAAGAAGAAGATGGTATTGTATTCGAGATTGCGGCAGTGGCAGTGATTCAAGAAGAAATAGATGACGAGCTCAATGAGAATGTCAGCAGTGAAGAATTATTATTTATTCCTCCTTTAGCAGCAAAAGAGACAATCAAAGATGTGAAAATCAGCACAGACTTGGATTCTGAACAAGTGACAGTGGTCAAACGCATCTTAGGGAATTACAAAGATGTTCTTACTGACATTCCAGGAAAAACTAACTTAGGAGAACACGTCATTGAACTCACTGACGAGGAGCCGGTTAGATGCAAGCCATACCCAATACCACATGCAGTACGAGATGAAGTTCGTAATGAATTGGATACCATGTTGGAAATGGGGATAATTCGACAAAGCAGCAGTCCATATGCATGCCCATTGCCTGTTGTAGCCAAACCAGACGGATCAACTCGGATTTGTTGTGACACGAGATTGTTGAATGCAAAAACCGTGTTTAACGCCGAACCTATATCGGACCAGGAGGAGATTTTTGCCCAGATTTCACAAGACAACTTCTTCTCCAAAATAGACTTAAGCAAAGGATATTGGCAGGTGCCAATGGAAGAGAAGTCAAAGAAGTATACAGCTTTCATAGTTCCAGGTGTCCAAGGAGGACATTTTGAGTTCAACTTTATGCCATTTGGATTAGTGAATTCGGCACAAACGTTTAGCCAGATCATGAGAAAACTTCTTCATGGGCTGAAGAACGTTCACAACTATATAGATGATATATTAATCCATACTACAACATGGGAAGAACATATGGAACTCGTGAAAGAAGTGATGAGAAGATTGAGAAAGGCAGGACTGACTGCAAGACCATCGAAATGTCACATAGGATGTAGTGAAGTAGAATTTCTTGGTCATGTTGTGGGAAAGGGAGTCGTCAAACCTAGACCAAACAAAGTGGAAGCAGTCAGAGATGCAAAAAGACCAGAGACGAAAACCCAATTAAGATCTTTCCTTGGATTAGTTGGATACTACAGAAAATTCATCCCTAACTTTGCATCTGTAGCATGTCCACTTACAGATAGGACCAGGAAAGGAGAGCCTAATAAGATAACTTGGGAGGAAAGTCAGGAACAGGCTTTTCGTACTTTGAAGAATAGAGTAACAAGTGCACCAATTCTGCATTTACCAGACCTTAACAAGACATTTATCTTGAGAAGCGATGCTTCAGAGAATGGACTGGGAGCAGTACTTCTACAGGAATTGCAAGGAGAGCAATTTCCTATTGCCTATGCTAGTAAGAAGATGACGAAATGTCAACAGCGATATTCAGTAATGGAGAAAGAATGCCTCGCCATCATATGGGCAGTTCGGAAGTTCCAAGCATTCTTATTTGGAAGAGAGTTCATTATCGAGACAGATCATCAACCTCTAGCATGCATCAGGAAGTCCAAAGTAGCTAACGGCAGAATAATGAGATGGGCACTAGCTCTACAACCGTACCGATATCGTTTGGAAGTCATAAAAGGCAGCCAGAATATCGGAGCAGATTACATGAGTCGGGTGTAA